DNA sequence from the Corynebacterium yudongzhengii genome:
TTCGGGGCGTTGGCCTGGGCGGCCTCGCGGCGCTCCTGCTCTTCCTTCTCCTCCTCGCGGTCCATGGCGGCGTAGACGATGCGGGTCTGCACGAAGGTCCACAGGGTGTTGGTGAGCATGTAGGACAGCAGGCCGATGGCCCAGATGAAGCCGGTCGCGATCGTTATGATCGGGAAGACCCAGAGCATCATCTTGCCCATCATCTGCTGCTGCATCTGCATCATCTCGGCGTTGTCCCCGGTGGGGGCGGAGACCTTACCGGAGGCCTGACGCTGCTTCTGCCGGTTGAGCGTGTACCGGGCGTTTAAGTGCGTGAAGGTGGCGATCAGCGCGATGAAAGGCACCGCCACCAGGATGATGTTCAGGCGGGTGAAGTCGACGGGTTCGAAGGCCGCGTACTGCTCCTCCGGCATGCCGATGAAGGCCGACAGCGGCACGCCGAAGATACGGGCATCCAGGAAGGAGTTGACGTCCTCGACCGAGAAGAAGTAGTTCCCAATCGACCGGTTTTCCTCCGGCGTCATCCCCAGGCCGTTGAAGGCAGTGCCGGTGCGGTTGAACGAGCGCAGGACGTGGAAGATACCCAGGAAGACGGGGATCTGCACGAGCATCGGCAGACAGCCCGCGATCGGGTTGAACCCGGATTCCTTGTAGAGCTTCTGGGTCTCCTGGGCGAGCTTTTCTTTATCGTTCTTGTAGCGCTCCCGCAGGGCCTGGATCTTCGGCGAGAGTTCCTGCATCTGCCGCCCAGAGCGCAGGGACTTCACGGTGGGGTAGACGAGCAGGGCCTTCACCGTGGCGGTGAGCAGCACGATGGCCGCCAGCCAGGTGAAGCCGCCGTCTTCCGGGAGGCCGAGGAACGTGAGTACCTCGCGCCAGAACCACATGACGGCCGATATGGGGTAGTAGATGAAATCGAGCACGGGGCCTCGAATCTCCTAGATCAGCGTATGAATTCGGGGATTAATCGTGTTCCGGTACGGGATCGTACCCGCCAGGGTGCCAGGGACCACACTTCGACAGACGAACCAGGCCCATCACCATCCCGCGCAACAAACCGTACCGAGCGATGGCCTCTAAGGTATAGGCGCTGCACGTCGGTTCGAAACGACAGGTGGACGCCGGTTTCAACCCGGAGAGGTGCTCCTGATAGAAGCTGACTAGCGCTACCCCGGCCCGGGCCAGCGGCCCTTTCGGGGCGGGGATCTCATCGCCGTCGGTGTTCGTTAGCTCGGCCACTTCGACCGGGCCTTGGTGAGGCACTTGACGATGTCACGACGCAGCTGGTCACTGTCCGCACCACCGGCGGCGGGTAAGGCGCGGACGACGATGCCGGCGGTGGGCGGAAGGTCGTCGATAAGCGCGGCGCAGATGTGGCGCAACCGGCGGGAGGTGCGGTGCCTGACGACGGCGCCGCCCACCGCTTTGGACACAATGAGGCCGAACCGAGGCCCGCCCGTGGTGACAAACGCGGCGCCTGGTCCGGCCTTTAGGTCATGGAAGTGCACGACCACGGTTTTGCTGCCTGCCCGCGTTCCCTTCTTCACCGTGCGGGAAAACTCCGCCGGCGAGGTGAACTTATACTTCTTCGGCAGCACGGGCGGCGCTTTAAGCGGTGAGCTTAGCGCGGCCCTTCTTGCGGCGGGCCGCCACGATGGCGCGGCCGGCGCGGGTGCGCATGCGGGTACGGAAGCCGTGCTTGCGGGAGCGACGGCGGTTGTTCGGCTGGTACGTCATCTTGCCCTTAGCCACGATGATCTCCTGTTCTTCGCTGCGGTTCGCGGACCCGGTCGTCGCAAAACCGCACAAGTTTCAAGCTGCACAGACGCGGGAGCCGGCACCGACGCGCGGGGAAAAGCCGCGGTCCGGGGATTCGGTGCAGTCACCGCTTTCACAAGCACATCGACGAGTCGACCGCATGCGGAAAGACTCGAGGTATGTGACAGACCCGTTCAGACTACGGCAGTCG
Encoded proteins:
- the rnpA gene encoding ribonuclease P protein component → MLPKKYKFTSPAEFSRTVKKGTRAGSKTVVVHFHDLKAGPGAAFVTTGGPRFGLIVSKAVGGAVVRHRTSRRLRHICAALIDDLPPTAGIVVRALPAAGGADSDQLRRDIVKCLTKARSKWPS
- the yidD gene encoding membrane protein insertion efficiency factor YidD, whose protein sequence is MAELTNTDGDEIPAPKGPLARAGVALVSFYQEHLSGLKPASTCRFEPTCSAYTLEAIARYGLLRGMVMGLVRLSKCGPWHPGGYDPVPEHD
- the yidC gene encoding membrane protein insertase YidC; the encoded protein is MLDFIYYPISAVMWFWREVLTFLGLPEDGGFTWLAAIVLLTATVKALLVYPTVKSLRSGRQMQELSPKIQALRERYKNDKEKLAQETQKLYKESGFNPIAGCLPMLVQIPVFLGIFHVLRSFNRTGTAFNGLGMTPEENRSIGNYFFSVEDVNSFLDARIFGVPLSAFIGMPEEQYAAFEPVDFTRLNIILVAVPFIALIATFTHLNARYTLNRQKQRQASGKVSAPTGDNAEMMQMQQQMMGKMMLWVFPIITIATGFIWAIGLLSYMLTNTLWTFVQTRIVYAAMDREEEKEEQERREAAQANAPKPGARKRDKRSKKQRAADQAQQNQQAQQVDRKAAERARSQAKKKKKKKKKK
- the rpmH gene encoding 50S ribosomal protein L34, whose amino-acid sequence is MAKGKMTYQPNNRRRSRKHGFRTRMRTRAGRAIVAARRKKGRAKLTA